Sequence from the Sphingomonas sp. SORGH_AS_0950 genome:
CGCTTCCGCCGCCGCGTTCGCACCGCCTTCGGCCAGGCCGGTCAGCTTCTCGTCGGTCGCCTTTTCCTCGGCCAGCGTCTCGTCCAGGATCGCCGCGCAGTCGCTGCGCCCCAGCTGCCGCGCCCAGGCGACCAACGTGCCGTAACGGGCGATCTCGTAATGCTCGACCGCCTGCGCCGCCGCGATCAGGGCCGCGTCCAGCACCTGCTTGTCGGCGACCTCGCCCGCGACCTCATTGGCCTCCTTGATGATGCCGTCGATCGCCGGGCAGGTCACCGCCTTGGCGGTCGTCCCGTGCATCTCGAACACCTGTTCCAGCCGCCGGATCTGCCCCTCGGTCTCGCGCAGATGCTGCTCGAAGCCCGCCTTCAGCTGCGGGTCGGTCGCCTTCTCGATCATCTTGGGCAGCGCCTTCGTGATCTGATGCTCGGCATAGTAGATATCCTGCAACTGGTGAACGAACAGATCGTCCAGCGTCGCGATGTCCTTGCTGAATAGGCCCATGGTCCGTCTCCTTCGTGATGGTCAGCGGTCGGCCGAGCCGGGCTCGGCGATCTTGCGATGGGCTTCGGCCAGCACCGATTGCGGGACGACGCCTGCGGCGGCGACCTGCGCCTTGTTCAGCAGCCCGGCGGTGATGTGCCCCCGGCCCGCCTTCATCGCATCCCAGCCGGTGCGCGCAACCTGGGCGGGATCATCCTTGTCCATGGCCCCGACGCGGGTGTCGAGCATGTCGGCCCGCGCGAAGAATTTGGTGTCGGTCGGTCCGGGCATCAGCGTGGTCAGCGTGACGCCCTTCTGCTCCTTCAGTTCGTTGCGCAGCGCCTCGGTGAAATTGTCGATGAACGCCTTGGTCGCATTGTAGATCGCGTTGAACGGGCCGGGGATGAAGCCGACGATCGACCCGGTGACCAGCACCTTGCCCTCGCCATGCCGGACCATGCCGGTCAGCACCCGCTGGAGCAGATGGACGGTGCCGGTGACGTTGGTGTCGATCGATCGCCGCCAGTCCTCCACCGGCTGGTCGAGGAACGCGCCCCCCTTGCTGTTGCCCGCATTGGCGCACAGCACGTCGATCCGCCGCCCGTCCGCCGCCGCCAGCAGCGTGTCGACGCCCTCCAGCGTGGACAGGTCGGCCTCCACCGCCTGTACCTTGGTGCCGAGTGCGGCCAGATCGGCGGCGGCGGTGTGGATCGCCGGTTCGTCCGCGACGATCAGCAGGTCATAGGCGTCGCGCGCCGCGCATGCCGCCAGATGATAGCCGATGCCCGAAGAGGCGCCGGTCACGATTGCGAATGTCTCTGCCATGTCGGACCTCCTTATTGACCGGGCTTCAGCACGATCTTGGTCACTTCGTTCTGCTTGTCGTGGAACATGCGATACCCCTCGGGCGCCTGTTCCAGCGGAAGCCGGTGCGAGATCAGGAAGGTCGTATCGATCTTCCCCTCCATGATCGCGTCGAGCAGGCCGGGCAGGTAATGCTGGACATGCGTCTGCCCGGTCTTGAGCGTCAGTCCCTTCTGCATCACGGCACCCAGCGGGAATTTGTCGACAAAGCCGCCATAGACGGCAGGCATCGACACCCGGCCGCCCTTGCGCACCGCCAGGATCGCCTGGCGGATGGCGTGGATGCGGTCGGTGCCCAGGAAGGTCGATGCCTTGATCTGGTCGATGGCATTGTCGACGAACAGGCCGTGCGCCTCCAGCCCGACCGAGTCGATCACCGCATCGGGGCCGATGCCGCCGGTCATCACCATCAGCGCGTCATAGGTCGCGCTTTCCTCGAAATTGATCGTCTCGGCGCCGAACTGGCGGGCGAGTTCCAGCCGGTGCGGGAAATGGTCGATCGCGATGACCCGCTCCGCGCCCATCAGGAACGCCGACTGGACCGCGAAGAGGCCGACCGGGCCGCAGCCCCAGACCGCGACCGTGTCGCCCGGCTCGATCTGGGCGTTCTCGGCGGCCATCCAGCCGGTGGGCAGGATGTCCGACAGGAACAGCACCTTCTCATCGTCCACCCCGTCGGGGATGACGATGGGGCCGGTATCGCTGAACGGCACGCGGACATATTCCGCCTGCCCGCCCGCATAGCCGCCGGTCATGTGGCTATAGCCGAACAGCCCGGCCATCGGATGGCCATAGATTTCGCGGGCAATGTCCTGATTGTCGGCGGGCAGCCCGTTCTCGCACCCCGAATATTGATGCTTGCCGCAATGATAGCAGGCGCCACAGGCGATGGTGAACGGCACCACCACCTTCTGCCCCTTTTTCAGCGTCGAGGCGGAGCCGGTCTCGACCACCTCGCCCATGAACTCATGGCCCAATATGTCGCCCGACTTCATGGTCGGGATATAGCCGTCATAGAGGTGCAGGTCCGATCCGCAGATGGCGGTCGCCGTCACCCTGATGATCGCGTCGCGCGGGTTGACGATGCCGGGGTCGTCGACATTGTCGATGCGGACGTCATGCTTGCCGTGCCAGGTCAGCGCCTTCATGCACCCTGCTCCTCGAACTGCTTGGGGTTCATCGCGTTGGTCGCGACCTCGCCGGTTTCCATCAGCTGCTTGAAGCGCGCGAGGTCGCGGCGGAGCTGGATATTGGGTTCGCGCTGGAACAGCTTGGCGACCAGCTTGCCGATCACCCCGGCGGGCGGGTCATAGAGGATCGTCGCGGTCACGACGGTGCCGCGCGCGCCCGCGTCGCGGAAGGTGATGCGTCCCGAATTGGCGATATCGGCCCCCTCGGCGGAGGCCCAGGCGATCAGCCGGCCCTCCTCTTCCTCGGTCACGATCGCATCCCATTCGACGGTCGTCCCGCCGGGCGCCTTGACCACCCAGTGCGAGCGCGTGGCATCGATCCTGTCGATCCGTTCGACATTCTCCATCACGCTCGCCAGATTGGGAAAGTCGCGCCACCAGGCGAACAGCTCGCCCGCCGGGCGGTTGATCGTGGTCGCGCACGCAGTCAGGCTGTCGCCGCGATCCGCGATCGCCTCATGGGTCGCGATCCAGACCGCGGCGTCCGTGTCCTTCGCCGTCGAAAGCGGCGCGTCGTCATAGGGTCTGTCGGCGCTATCCGGCATAAGCCTCTCCTCGTTCCGAGCCCGGACAGCGTCGGGTGAGGCGGCTTGTTCCGTGATTTATATCGGTTTTACAGTATCTTGATAAGCATCAATCACCCATGTGGGTGATTGATGCGTTTCCGCGACCGATGGTGGGCGGCTCAGTCGGCCATGACCCGGATCTGTGCCCGCCCGACCTTGCGCGCCAGCTGACGGGGATCGGGGATGGTCATCGACCGCGACGACCAGATCAGGTCGCCCGCGCGCCGGGCCGCCTGGAGCATCCGGTTGACGTGCACCGCGGTCAGCCCCAGCGCATCGGCCAGGGTTTCCTGCGTGATCGGCAGCTCGAAGCTGCGGCCATGGCTCAGGTCGCTCAGCGCCAGCCGTTCGTGCAGCTCCAGCATCAGGTCGCCGATCCGCTCCATCGCGTTCATCCGCCCCAGCCGCGCGATCTGCGCCAGCAGATACGCCTCGTCGAGCGCATGTCCCACCGCATAGGCCTGGTCCAGCGCGGGCGAGACGCCCCAGTCGGGCGGCACGCAGCTCGTCACCTCGGTCAGCGAGATGACCGTGGTCGGCGCGACCGCACGGGCGTGATGATAGAGGCCGACCACATCGCCCGGCAGGACGAAGTTGAGGAACTGCCGCCGCCCGTCGAGCAGGATGCGCACCCGCGCGGCCCAGCCGGACAGGATCAGGTGCGGCGTCACGATGTCGCGCCCCTCGACCAGCAATTCGCGGCGCGGCCGGAAGACGGTCGAACGGCCCATCGCCTCCATCAGCGCGGCGACGGCGGCCTGGTCGAGCGTCGCCAGCCGCGACAGACGCTGGAGCGCGGGCGGCGAACTGCCGAGCGGTCGGCTGAGACTCAGGCTCATGGGATATTTCCCCATGGCGAACGGGCCGAGGCGGGCATCCGGTCTCGCGATGCGTCGTCGCCCGGCACCCCATATCGATCATAGGAACGGCAGATCTTCATCGCAGGCTATCCTCTTCGGGCCGCCGACCATCGGCCATGCGGCGAGGGCGATGACGCGAACCACGTCACCGGGGAAAAGATCGTGTCGGATCCAACGCGGCGATCGCACCGACCATGTCATCCGTCGTCGGTGCGCCCTCCCGAACTTGCACACCGTGTCGGATGCCGCAGCGGCGATTTCCGTTCACATTGTGTACGAACAACAATCCGCCGGGCTCCATAATTCAAATCAATATCCAGATTATTTCGTGCGTTAGCGCGAAAAACAGGGCGAGCCGAGCTTGCATGCCGCCCATTTGGCATGGTGTTGGCGCGGGATCGGCGCAGGGCGGCGCGGCGGTCGCGACCGCACGGCCGGGACGGCGCGATTTGGGTCATGGCACATTCCCTTTCGGCGCGACGGCCCTATGGTGCGCGCCTTTTCCTCAAGAGGTTCCATCGATGCGTTTCGCCCAACTGACCCGCCAGCCCGACGATCCCTTGTTGCGGATCATCGGCCAGCACGCCGCCGATCCCCGCAGCGACAAGATCGACCTGGGCGTCGGCGTCTTCCGCGACGAGGCGGGGCGGACTCCGGTGATGACCGCGGTCAAGGCGGCGGAGGCGCGGCTGCTGTCCGAACAGTCGACCAAATCCTATCTGGGGCCGGAGGGCGATGTCGGCTTCGTCCGGGCGCTGGGCGAGCTGGTGCTGGGTCAGGTCGTGCCCGCCGACCGCCGGGTCGGGTTGCAGACGCCGGGCGGCACCGGGGCGCTGCGCCTCGCCGCCGAGCTGCTGGCGCGCGCGGGCGTGCCGCGCATCTGGATCGGCAGCCCGAGCTGGGCCAACCATGCCCCGCTGTTCAAGCAGGCGGGGGTCGAGCCCGCCCTGATCCCCTGCTACGACCTGACCAGCCAGCATTTCGACCTGGACGGCTTCCTCGCCGGTCTGGGCGGGGCGGCGCAGGGCGATGCGGTGCTGCTGCACGGCTGTTGCCACAATCCGATCGGGATCGATCCCGATGGGCAGGGCTGGGCCGCGATCGCGCAGCATGTCGCCGACCACGCGCTGCTGCCGGTGGTCGATCTCGCCTATCAGGGGCTGGGCGACGGGTTCGATGTCGACGCGGCGGGCGCGCGCACGATCCTGTCGGCGGTGCCGGAAGCGTTGCTCGCCTATTCCTGCGACAAGAATTTCGGGCTGTATCGCGAGCGGACCGGCGCGCTGTTCGCGCTGTCGCCCGATGCCGATACGGGTGCGGTCGTGCTGTCCAACCTGCTGGCGCTGGCGCGCGCCAACTGGTCGATGCCGCCCGATCACGGTGCGGCGATCGTCCGCATCATCCTGGAGGACGCCGCCCTGACCCGCGAATGGCGCGACGAGCTGGAGACGATGCGCCAGCGGCTGGCCAGCCTGCGCGCCGCCCTGGCGGCGGGCGGGCGGATCGGCGCGATCGATCTGGCGGCGGTCGCCCATGGCAAGGGCATGTTCGCCACCCTGCCCCTCTCCCCCAGCCAGGTCGCCTGGCTGCGCGAGCGGCACGGCATCTACATGGCCGGATCGGGGCGGATCAACATCGCCGGGTTCAGCACCGCCGCGATCGCACGCTTCCACGACGCGCTGCGCGACATGGTCGCGAACGGGGTGGTTTGATCCAGCGGCTCCCGCCGTTCGCTTGGGGCGGCGGGAGGCCCTTGGCCTTCGACTTCGCCCAGGCTGAACGGGGTGTTGTAGCAGGTCCCATCCCCAACCTCCGTTCAGCCTGAGCGAAGTCGAAGGCCACGCCACCCGGCCAGCAAAAAGGGGCGCACCCGAACCACCGGATGCGCCCCTTTTTCAGGAAGCGGGCCGGATCACCCGGCCCGTCGCTTACTTGCCCGAATGGACGAAGCGGTTGACGATATTCTCGATCCGCTCCTGACGGCCCGAACGGGGCTTGGGATCGATCGCCTTCTGCTCGGCGAGATCGGCGATCCCGGCCAGGTCGAGGCTGCCGACCTGCTGGCCGAACTCGCCGGTCCAGCCCGCATAGCGCTCGGCCTTGATCGCATCCAGGCGGCCGTCCTCGATCAGCGCGGCGGCGTTGAGCAGGCCCTTGGCCACCACGTCGATGCCGCCGACATGGCCATGGAACAGGTCGACCGCGTCCATCGACTGGCGGCGCACCTTGGCGTCGAAGTTGAAGCCGCCGGTGGTGAAGCCGCCCGCCCGGATGATCTCGATCATCGCCAGCGTCAGCTCCTCGACCGAGTTGGGGAATTGGTCGGTATCCCAGCCATTCTGGTGGTCGCCGCGATTGGCGTCGATCGAACCGAAGATGCCCAGCGCGCCCGCCGTCGCGATCTCATGCTCGAAGGTATGGCCCGCCAGCGTGGCGTGGTTCGCCTCGATATTGACCTTCACTTGGTTTTCCAGGCCATAGGCCTTCAAGAAGCCGTACACGGTCGCGGTGTCGAAGTCGTACTGGTGCTTGGTCGGCTCGTGCGGCTTCGGCTCGATCAGGATGGTGCCGTTGAAGCCGATCTTGTGCTTGTGCTCGACCACCAGGCTCAGGAATCGGCCCAGATTGTCCAGCTCGCGCTTCATGTCGGTGTTGTGCAGCGTTTCATAGCCTTCGCGACCGCCCCACAGCACATAGTTGGCGCCGCCCAGCCGGTGCGTGGCCTCCAGCGCGTCGCGGACCTGCATCGCGCCGAACGCATAGACTTCCGGATCGGGATTGGTCGCGCCACCGGCGGCGAAGCGCGGATGGCTGAACAGATTGGCGGTGCCCCAGAGGAGCTTGCGGCCCGACGAGGCCTGGAGCTGTTCGAGATGATCCACCGCCTCGGCGAAATAGCGGCGATGCTCGGCGACGCCCTGCGCATCGGCCATCACGTCGACATCGTGGAAACAGTAATAGGGCACGTCCAGCTTCGAGAAGAAGTCGAACGCCACTTCGCGCTTCTGCGCGGCCGCCGCGCTGTCGTTCGCGCCCGCATGCCAGGGGCGGTTGAAGGTGCCGCCGCCGAACACGTCCGAACCCGGCCAGCAGAAGGTGTGCCAGAAGCAGGCGGCGAAGCGCAGATGCTCCTCCATCGTCTTGCCCAGCACGACGCGGTTCTTGTCGTAGAAGCGATAGGCCAGCTCATTGTCGCTGTCCGGGCCTTCGTAACGGATCGTGGGGATGTCGGCGAAGAAATCGGTAGCCATTTAGAAGCTCCTCGGGGTGATACGGGAATAGCTGTCGCGGAAACGCGCGATCTTGGGGGCGAAACGCTCGGCGAGCGCCGCGTCGGGCGCGATGCTGTGGCTGACGGGCGGGGGCGCGCAGACCTCCTCCGGCGAGCCGCCATCGACCGCCAGCTGGGCGAGCCGCGCCGCGCCCAGCGCCGGACCGACCTCGCCGCCCTTCAGATAGACGAGCTCGACGTTCAGCGCAGCGGCCAGCGTCTGGCCCCAATAGGACGAGCGCGCGCCGCCGCCGATGACGGAAAGCTGCGTCAGTTCGGTCCCGGCGTCGCACAGCACCGACAGGCCGTCGGCCAGCGCAAAGGCCACGCCCTCCAGCACCGCCTGCGCCAGCCGCTCCGGCGTGGTGTCGTGGTCGAGGCCCAGGAACGCGCCGCGCACCTCGGCATCGTTATGCGGCGTCCGCTCGCCCGACAGATAGGGCAGGAAGATTTCCGGGC
This genomic interval carries:
- a CDS encoding ferritin-like domain-containing protein; the protein is MGLFSKDIATLDDLFVHQLQDIYYAEHQITKALPKMIEKATDPQLKAGFEQHLRETEGQIRRLEQVFEMHGTTAKAVTCPAIDGIIKEANEVAGEVADKQVLDAALIAAAQAVEHYEIARYGTLVAWARQLGRSDCAAILDETLAEEKATDEKLTGLAEGGANAAAEAAQLA
- a CDS encoding SDR family oxidoreductase, giving the protein MAETFAIVTGASSGIGYHLAACAARDAYDLLIVADEPAIHTAAADLAALGTKVQAVEADLSTLEGVDTLLAAADGRRIDVLCANAGNSKGGAFLDQPVEDWRRSIDTNVTGTVHLLQRVLTGMVRHGEGKVLVTGSIVGFIPGPFNAIYNATKAFIDNFTEALRNELKEQKGVTLTTLMPGPTDTKFFARADMLDTRVGAMDKDDPAQVARTGWDAMKAGRGHITAGLLNKAQVAAAGVVPQSVLAEAHRKIAEPGSADR
- a CDS encoding zinc-dependent alcohol dehydrogenase, yielding MKALTWHGKHDVRIDNVDDPGIVNPRDAIIRVTATAICGSDLHLYDGYIPTMKSGDILGHEFMGEVVETGSASTLKKGQKVVVPFTIACGACYHCGKHQYSGCENGLPADNQDIAREIYGHPMAGLFGYSHMTGGYAGGQAEYVRVPFSDTGPIVIPDGVDDEKVLFLSDILPTGWMAAENAQIEPGDTVAVWGCGPVGLFAVQSAFLMGAERVIAIDHFPHRLELARQFGAETINFEESATYDALMVMTGGIGPDAVIDSVGLEAHGLFVDNAIDQIKASTFLGTDRIHAIRQAILAVRKGGRVSMPAVYGGFVDKFPLGAVMQKGLTLKTGQTHVQHYLPGLLDAIMEGKIDTTFLISHRLPLEQAPEGYRMFHDKQNEVTKIVLKPGQ
- a CDS encoding SRPBCC family protein, yielding MPDSADRPYDDAPLSTAKDTDAAVWIATHEAIADRGDSLTACATTINRPAGELFAWWRDFPNLASVMENVERIDRIDATRSHWVVKAPGGTTVEWDAIVTEEEEGRLIAWASAEGADIANSGRITFRDAGARGTVVTATILYDPPAGVIGKLVAKLFQREPNIQLRRDLARFKQLMETGEVATNAMNPKQFEEQGA
- a CDS encoding Crp/Fnr family transcriptional regulator translates to MSLSLSRPLGSSPPALQRLSRLATLDQAAVAALMEAMGRSTVFRPRRELLVEGRDIVTPHLILSGWAARVRILLDGRRQFLNFVLPGDVVGLYHHARAVAPTTVISLTEVTSCVPPDWGVSPALDQAYAVGHALDEAYLLAQIARLGRMNAMERIGDLMLELHERLALSDLSHGRSFELPITQETLADALGLTAVHVNRMLQAARRAGDLIWSSRSMTIPDPRQLARKVGRAQIRVMAD
- a CDS encoding aromatic amino acid transaminase, with the protein product MRFAQLTRQPDDPLLRIIGQHAADPRSDKIDLGVGVFRDEAGRTPVMTAVKAAEARLLSEQSTKSYLGPEGDVGFVRALGELVLGQVVPADRRVGLQTPGGTGALRLAAELLARAGVPRIWIGSPSWANHAPLFKQAGVEPALIPCYDLTSQHFDLDGFLAGLGGAAQGDAVLLHGCCHNPIGIDPDGQGWAAIAQHVADHALLPVVDLAYQGLGDGFDVDAAGARTILSAVPEALLAYSCDKNFGLYRERTGALFALSPDADTGAVVLSNLLALARANWSMPPDHGAAIVRIILEDAALTREWRDELETMRQRLASLRAALAAGGRIGAIDLAAVAHGKGMFATLPLSPSQVAWLRERHGIYMAGSGRINIAGFSTAAIARFHDALRDMVANGVV
- the xylA gene encoding xylose isomerase, producing MATDFFADIPTIRYEGPDSDNELAYRFYDKNRVVLGKTMEEHLRFAACFWHTFCWPGSDVFGGGTFNRPWHAGANDSAAAAQKREVAFDFFSKLDVPYYCFHDVDVMADAQGVAEHRRYFAEAVDHLEQLQASSGRKLLWGTANLFSHPRFAAGGATNPDPEVYAFGAMQVRDALEATHRLGGANYVLWGGREGYETLHNTDMKRELDNLGRFLSLVVEHKHKIGFNGTILIEPKPHEPTKHQYDFDTATVYGFLKAYGLENQVKVNIEANHATLAGHTFEHEIATAGALGIFGSIDANRGDHQNGWDTDQFPNSVEELTLAMIEIIRAGGFTTGGFNFDAKVRRQSMDAVDLFHGHVGGIDVVAKGLLNAAALIEDGRLDAIKAERYAGWTGEFGQQVGSLDLAGIADLAEQKAIDPKPRSGRQERIENIVNRFVHSGK